A window of Haloarcula sp. DT43 genomic DNA:
GTTCCGGGTCGCGTGCAACGCGTTGTACAGTTTCACGTCCGCGGTCGCCGGCGGGTCGATGATGACCGTATCGTACTCGGACGGAACGTCGGCGTCTTTCAGCACGCGCAGGAGCTGGACGTTCGGGTTCCAGTTCTCGCCGAAGTCCGCCGCTTCCTCCTCACGGCGACGGAGGTGCTTCGAGAGCACTTCCAGGGAGTTGTGGGCCGGGAGCACGTCGACGCCTTCGGACGTTTCGACGAGGTCCGCGAACGGTCCGCGGGGTCGTTCGACAAGGTGCCGGACCAGGCTGTCGGCCTCCGAGTCCGTCCGGTGGTCCGCGACGTCGAACAGGAACGAGAGGCTCCCCTCCTGTGGGTCCATGTCGATTGCCAGCACGTCGTGACCGGCGCGGGCGTCGGCGACGGCGAGGTTCGCCGCCATCGTCGTCTTGCCGACACCGCCGGCCTCGCTGTACACGGTGTAGGTCAGCATACCCTACGGAAGACACTACCCAGATATAAAGATTAGTCAGACGGTATAGCTATACTGTATAGCCACATCGACAATCCACGGTGACCGCGGGCTACTCGTCGAACAGCCCCGCAAGCGTCTCGCGCATCTCCGCTCGTCGGTGGGACCGGGCCTCGGACTCGGAGAGGTAGTTATCCAGGACGACCTGTGCGGAGGCCGAGCCCTGCTCGGCCGCCACGTCTTCGAACCGCTCGGCGACCCGCCGGACGGCAGCGCCGTACGTCGTGTACCAGAAGCGACGCCCCGTCTTCGGCGTCGGTCGAGCGCCGTCGACGGTGATATCGGCGGCTTCGGCTACCGATTTGAACCGTCGACGGACGGTTTCGGCGGTCAGATGGCCGGTGGCCGACGCCGCAGAGGGGAGGAGATAGCCGTTCCAGTCCGGACCGGAGAGCGCTTCGATGCGCTCGCTGATCGTCGCCAGACCAGCCAACAGGGCCACGGTTCCGGGGCCGTTCTTCCGCTCGCCGTCGGTGAACTCTATGTACGGATGCGAGTCGTCGTCCGGTTCGAGGTTGAGCTGACGGACGTGCAGCGACGCGACTTCGCTCGGTCGGAGTCCCCAGCCACAGCACGCGACGACGATGAATCGGTCCCGTGGCTCGGCCGCGGCCGCGTATAGGCGCTCGACAGCGCTTCTATCGAGTGCCTCGTTGTCCCAGGAAGGGGTCTCGTCCCACCCGAATCGGGTTTCGAGGTCGGCGAGCGGATTGTACGCGGCGGTTCCGAACATCACCTGGTGCTTGTAGAACTGCCGGGTGTCCTGGACGTACTTGCGCCGCGAGGCGAGCGTCGTCAGCGTCTCGTCAGACCGGTCGAGGGCGTCGAAAGTCGCTGCGACCCGGTTCATCTCCGCGACGCGTTCGTCGGGATTTTCCAGCGGTCCGAGCAAGTCTTTCGTATCGTGGATATTGGTATATACTTTCGCGTATCGGCGTAGAATCGACCGCCGTGTGTCGATTGTGGCGTCGGCACGGCCGCGCCGGGTCGCAAGCTCGTCGAGGTACCCCTCGAGTGCCTGCTGTGTGTTGTCAGAGAGGAACGCGAACGGAGCGGTCGACCGGTCCACGTCCGGGACGCCGATTT
This region includes:
- a CDS encoding ParA family protein; translated protein: MLTYTVYSEAGGVGKTTMAANLAVADARAGHDVLAIDMDPQEGSLSFLFDVADHRTDSEADSLVRHLVERPRGPFADLVETSEGVDVLPAHNSLEVLSKHLRRREEEAADFGENWNPNVQLLRVLKDADVPSEYDTVIIDPPATADVKLYNALHATRNLVIPFEPSGKGQQSVEGLADLVTGLEETLDINVGVLAAVPNRFKGTNDQEEMLKRLRAESYDIPVVFRERTSLLEGCWRKQCSAFKYIEDHRSRERDYELETLEQFEELAAHLRRTREQEATA
- a CDS encoding tyrosine-type recombinase/integrase produces the protein MTETRYATMDLADCASFYRETVVPVMEDDGFDPDSETPTYAWLNGQFPGFVKHLQRRLDLSPGQFYDEIGVPDVDRSTAPFAFLSDNTQQALEGYLDELATRRGRADATIDTRRSILRRYAKVYTNIHDTKDLLGPLENPDERVAEMNRVAATFDALDRSDETLTTLASRRKYVQDTRQFYKHQVMFGTAAYNPLADLETRFGWDETPSWDNEALDRSAVERLYAAAAEPRDRFIVVACCGWGLRPSEVASLHVRQLNLEPDDDSHPYIEFTDGERKNGPGTVALLAGLATISERIEALSGPDWNGYLLPSAASATGHLTAETVRRRFKSVAEAADITVDGARPTPKTGRRFWYTTYGAAVRRVAERFEDVAAEQGSASAQVVLDNYLSESEARSHRRAEMRETLAGLFDE